One Cellulomonas sp. NS3 genomic region harbors:
- a CDS encoding ABC transporter permease: MLRLTLAQMRRSLGRLASGGIAIAIGTAFVAATLLAGGVMTRTSYDSVAATLADADLLVDGFVTGDDLEALRALPGVDAVQPDVHGWLEVRAGGGKRASLLALPRASDPRLDPLELVDGRLPERPGEIALPAATAERIGVRPGDDVVTSRVRWVPADPGESPGPSSAPSPVAERDPDPSETSPEGSYESEDYPLEVTGLLDDPRGAYLAMGGAAVLPLEDVQAVAGAGSLDELQPTGALLALTPGTSTARITALVDEAVDDVTVLTPDEAAVRALGRVTQGTDVFTGLVLGFASIALVVAALVIANTFQVLVAQRTRTLALLRCVGAVRGQVRRSVLTEAAILGGVASVAGLVTGTVLAQVALLVLQRVDLDVPLPTTVTITPWVVLAPLAVGTIVTVLAALLPARAATRVAPVAALRPAELVEVGGRGGRGRLVVSLLLTAGGFVALAGGVLLGIVANPMVGLALGVLGGAASFVGILLGAVYWVPRVVGLVGRTFAGNGPTARLATANTLRNPRRTAATSTALLIGVTLVALMSTGAASARVTLDQELDERYPVDVQVTAFDDGTGERTAIASAAVSTLADADGVADTATLASTLGTIGPAGSTEGIPTDVYAVTPAVARSLMRDGDVLASRLEPGTVVLGGDFAESLGVEEGDVVDVVARASWADGTTPAGGRELGLRAALVDLGGQTAYVTPEVLDGLSPEAPVTRVWVRLDDVKDAGDVVPALSDALADESVEVNGSALERAGNQRLIDTLLAIVVGLLGVAVLIALVGVANTLSLSVLERRRESATLRAIGLSRRRLRWMLAIEGALIAGVGAALGVGLGVLYGWAGSATLLGAMGDVVLSVTWWHLVLVLVVALAAGMLASVLPGRAAARTSPVAALGVD; this comes from the coding sequence ATGCTGCGTCTCACCCTGGCCCAGATGCGGCGCAGCCTCGGGCGCCTCGCGTCGGGCGGCATCGCGATCGCCATCGGCACGGCGTTCGTCGCGGCGACCCTCCTCGCGGGCGGCGTCATGACCCGCACGAGCTACGACTCCGTCGCGGCCACGCTCGCGGACGCCGACCTCCTGGTCGACGGCTTCGTGACGGGCGACGACCTCGAGGCGCTGCGCGCGCTGCCGGGCGTCGACGCCGTCCAGCCGGACGTGCACGGCTGGCTGGAGGTCCGGGCGGGCGGCGGCAAGCGGGCCTCGCTCCTCGCCCTCCCCCGCGCGTCCGACCCGCGCCTCGACCCCCTCGAGCTGGTCGACGGCCGGCTCCCCGAGCGGCCGGGCGAGATCGCGCTGCCCGCCGCCACCGCCGAGCGGATCGGCGTGCGCCCGGGCGACGACGTCGTGACGAGCCGGGTGCGCTGGGTCCCGGCGGACCCCGGGGAGTCCCCCGGACCGTCCTCGGCCCCGTCCCCGGTCGCCGAGCGGGACCCGGACCCGAGCGAGACCTCCCCCGAGGGCTCCTACGAGTCGGAGGACTACCCGCTCGAGGTCACCGGGCTCCTCGACGACCCGCGCGGCGCCTACCTCGCGATGGGCGGCGCCGCGGTGCTCCCCCTCGAGGACGTCCAGGCGGTCGCGGGCGCCGGGTCGCTCGACGAGCTCCAGCCGACCGGTGCGCTGCTCGCCCTCACCCCGGGCACGAGCACGGCCCGCATCACCGCGCTGGTCGACGAGGCCGTCGACGACGTCACGGTCCTCACCCCCGACGAGGCCGCGGTCCGGGCGCTCGGGCGCGTCACGCAGGGCACCGACGTCTTCACCGGGCTCGTCCTGGGGTTCGCGTCGATCGCGCTCGTCGTCGCCGCCCTCGTCATCGCGAACACCTTCCAGGTGCTCGTGGCCCAGCGCACCCGCACGCTCGCGCTCCTGCGGTGCGTCGGGGCGGTGCGCGGCCAGGTGCGCCGGTCGGTGCTGACCGAGGCCGCGATCCTGGGCGGCGTCGCGTCGGTCGCCGGGCTCGTGACCGGCACCGTGCTCGCGCAGGTGGCACTGCTCGTCCTGCAGCGCGTCGACCTCGACGTACCGCTGCCGACGACCGTGACGATCACGCCGTGGGTCGTCCTCGCGCCGCTCGCGGTCGGGACGATCGTCACCGTCCTCGCGGCGCTGCTGCCCGCACGTGCCGCGACCCGCGTCGCACCCGTCGCGGCGCTGCGGCCCGCCGAGCTCGTCGAGGTCGGCGGGCGCGGCGGCCGGGGTCGCCTCGTCGTGAGCCTGCTGCTCACCGCCGGCGGCTTCGTCGCCCTCGCGGGCGGCGTGTTGCTCGGCATCGTCGCGAACCCCATGGTCGGGCTCGCGCTCGGCGTCCTCGGGGGCGCCGCGTCCTTCGTGGGGATCCTGCTGGGCGCCGTGTACTGGGTGCCGCGCGTCGTGGGCCTCGTCGGGCGCACGTTCGCGGGGAACGGCCCGACCGCGCGCCTCGCGACCGCCAACACGCTGCGCAACCCCCGCCGCACGGCCGCGACCAGCACGGCGCTGCTCATCGGGGTGACCCTCGTCGCGCTCATGAGCACCGGGGCCGCGAGCGCGCGCGTGACCCTCGACCAGGAGCTCGACGAGCGGTACCCCGTCGACGTCCAGGTCACCGCGTTCGACGACGGCACCGGCGAGCGGACGGCGATCGCGTCCGCCGCGGTCTCGACCCTCGCGGACGCCGACGGGGTCGCCGACACCGCGACGCTCGCCTCGACGCTCGGCACCATCGGGCCGGCGGGGAGCACCGAGGGCATTCCGACGGACGTGTACGCCGTCACCCCCGCCGTCGCCCGGTCCCTGATGCGCGACGGGGACGTGCTCGCGAGCCGGCTGGAGCCCGGGACCGTCGTCCTGGGCGGCGACTTCGCCGAGAGCCTCGGCGTCGAGGAGGGCGACGTCGTGGACGTCGTGGCGCGCGCGTCCTGGGCGGACGGGACGACGCCGGCCGGCGGCCGGGAGCTCGGCCTGCGCGCCGCGCTCGTCGACCTGGGCGGTCAGACCGCCTACGTGACGCCGGAGGTGCTCGACGGGCTGTCTCCCGAGGCCCCCGTGACCCGGGTGTGGGTGCGGCTCGACGACGTCAAGGACGCCGGGGACGTCGTGCCGGCGCTGTCCGACGCGCTCGCCGACGAGTCCGTCGAGGTCAACGGCTCGGCGCTCGAGCGGGCGGGCAACCAGCGGCTCATCGACACGCTCCTCGCGATCGTCGTCGGGCTGCTCGGCGTCGCGGTGCTCATCGCGCTCGTCGGCGTCGCGAACACGCTGTCGCTGTCGGTGCTCGAGCGGCGCCGCGAGTCGGCGACGCTGCGCGCGATCGGCCTCTCGCGGCGCCGGCTGCGGTGGATGCTGGCGATCGAGGGCGCGCTCATCGCCGGCGTGGGCGCCGCGCTGGGCGTCGGCCTGGGCGTGCTGTACGGCTGGGCGGGCTCCGCGACGCTCCTCGGTGCGATGGGCGACGTGGTGCTGTCGGTCACGTGGTGGCACCTCGTGCTGGTCCTGGTGGTCGCGCTCGCGGCGGGCATGCTCGCGTCCGTCCTCCCCGGACGCGCGGCCGCGCGCACGTCGCCGGTCGCGGCGCTCGGCGTGGACTGA
- a CDS encoding response regulator transcription factor, whose amino-acid sequence MTHVLLAEDDPAIAEPLARALGREGYDVHVQGTGQGAIDGAAAADLVVLDLGLPDMDGLDVARAIRNLGLTTPVLVLTARADEVDLVVGLDAGADDYVTKPFRLAELLARVRALLRRTVGDPADEDELHAQNVRVDVAAHRAFQGERELHLTAKEFDLLRVLVAASGTVVARETLMREVWGSDPSGSTKTLDMHVSWLRRKLGDDANSPRYITTVRGMGFRFETGEADRG is encoded by the coding sequence ATGACTCACGTGCTGCTGGCGGAGGACGACCCTGCGATTGCCGAGCCTTTGGCCCGCGCGCTCGGCCGCGAGGGTTATGACGTCCACGTGCAAGGTACGGGTCAAGGGGCCATCGACGGCGCGGCAGCGGCCGACCTCGTGGTGCTCGACCTCGGGCTGCCCGACATGGACGGCCTCGACGTCGCGCGCGCGATCCGCAACCTCGGGCTGACCACGCCGGTCCTCGTCCTGACGGCGCGCGCCGACGAGGTCGACCTCGTCGTGGGGCTCGACGCGGGCGCCGACGACTACGTGACCAAGCCGTTCCGGCTCGCCGAGCTGCTCGCGCGCGTCCGGGCGCTCCTGCGGCGCACCGTCGGCGACCCCGCGGACGAGGACGAGCTGCACGCGCAGAACGTGCGCGTCGACGTCGCCGCCCACCGCGCCTTCCAGGGCGAGCGCGAGCTGCACCTCACCGCCAAGGAGTTCGACCTCCTGCGCGTGCTCGTCGCCGCCTCGGGCACCGTCGTCGCACGCGAGACGCTCATGCGCGAGGTCTGGGGCTCCGACCCGTCGGGCTCCACGAAGACGCTCGACATGCACGTGTCGTGGCTGCGCCGCAAGCTCGGGGACGACGCCAACTCCCCGCGGTACATCACGACCGTCCGCGGCATGGGCTTCCGGTTCGAGACCGGCGAGGCAGATCGGGGCTAG
- a CDS encoding sensor histidine kinase, whose product MGWWERAIRWEDTHRLAVDAAGTALLALVAVPVTALVGTVYEAGYQSAGVPLIALALIAPLAWRRAQPVASVATVYTIALIHLTGGYGPLLPADVAVLLALYSVTVHGPRWAHRVAVLGAIVGSLVLGVTLGWAYDPFAGAFAWMFGSAISLAVWAFGLVRRSRREAMDALVDRARRLEIERDQQHQIATAAERSRIAREMHDIVAHSLSVMIAQADGGRYAAGADPAAAARSLGTIAETGRAALGDMRRLLGVLRTDEAAQPGGPAPAVSGISTGPGGAGGAPYTPQPAEQDLEALVEQVRASGLRVSLVRMGTARRLPPGAGLTAYRICQEALTNILKHAGPDPTVTVVVQWLDASLVLEIGDDGRGAAAESDGLGQGLLGMRERAAMFGGSVTAGPRPGGGFRVRAQIPLPPVGGDRAPVPGASPAPARPGAAVQAPVATPAPASPPAPAPSPAAAPPPTAPQGAPDMTTRKPL is encoded by the coding sequence GTGGGCTGGTGGGAGCGAGCGATCCGGTGGGAGGACACCCATCGGCTCGCCGTCGACGCCGCGGGCACCGCGCTCCTCGCGCTCGTCGCCGTCCCGGTCACCGCCCTCGTCGGGACCGTGTACGAGGCGGGGTACCAGAGCGCCGGCGTCCCCCTCATCGCGCTCGCCCTGATCGCGCCGCTCGCGTGGCGCCGCGCGCAGCCGGTCGCCTCGGTCGCGACCGTCTACACGATCGCCCTCATCCACCTCACCGGCGGGTACGGCCCGCTGCTGCCCGCCGACGTCGCGGTGCTGCTCGCGCTGTACTCGGTCACGGTGCACGGGCCGCGCTGGGCGCACCGGGTCGCCGTGCTCGGCGCGATCGTCGGCTCGCTCGTGCTCGGTGTCACGCTCGGGTGGGCCTACGACCCGTTCGCGGGCGCGTTCGCGTGGATGTTCGGCTCCGCGATCTCGCTCGCCGTCTGGGCGTTCGGCCTCGTGCGCCGGTCGCGCCGCGAGGCGATGGACGCGCTCGTCGACCGTGCCCGCCGCCTCGAGATCGAGCGCGACCAGCAGCACCAGATCGCGACGGCGGCGGAGCGGTCCCGCATCGCGCGCGAGATGCACGACATCGTCGCCCACTCCCTCAGCGTGATGATCGCCCAGGCCGACGGGGGCCGGTACGCCGCCGGGGCCGACCCCGCCGCGGCGGCGCGCTCGCTCGGCACCATCGCCGAGACCGGTCGCGCGGCGCTCGGCGACATGCGGCGGCTGCTCGGCGTGCTGCGCACCGACGAGGCCGCCCAGCCCGGCGGCCCCGCGCCCGCGGTGAGCGGCATCTCCACCGGACCGGGCGGCGCGGGCGGTGCGCCGTACACGCCGCAGCCCGCCGAGCAGGACCTGGAGGCGCTCGTCGAGCAGGTGCGGGCGAGCGGCCTGCGCGTCTCGCTCGTGCGCATGGGCACGGCCCGGCGCCTGCCGCCCGGCGCCGGCCTCACGGCCTACCGCATCTGCCAGGAGGCGCTCACCAACATCCTCAAGCACGCCGGGCCGGACCCGACCGTGACCGTCGTGGTGCAGTGGCTCGACGCGTCGCTCGTGCTGGAGATCGGCGACGACGGCCGCGGCGCCGCCGCCGAGTCCGACGGGCTCGGCCAGGGCCTGCTCGGGATGCGGGAGCGTGCGGCGATGTTCGGCGGCTCCGTGACGGCCGGCCCGCGCCCCGGCGGCGGGTTCCGGGTCCGCGCCCAGATCCCCCTGCCGCCCGTCGGCGGCGACCGCGCCCCGGTCCCGGGAGCCTCGCCCGCACCCGCGCGCCCGGGAGCGGCGGTGCAGGCACCGGTCGCGACGCCCGCACCGGCGTCCCCGCCCGCCCCAGCCCCCTCGCCCGCAGCAGCCCCACCCCCGACAGCACCCCAGGGAGCCCCCGACATGACCACCCGGAAGCCGCTGTGA
- a CDS encoding response regulator — translation MSGPVRVALVDDQQLVRAGFRMVIDSQPDLEVVLEAGDGAQIVRALAPDAASRSVVGQVDVVLMDVRMPTMDGLAATAAITAAATPGEPAPRIIVLTTFDLDEYVLAAIRAGASGFLLKDAPPEEMLDAIRTVHAGDAVIAPSSTRRLIEHLVTVLPAEQQAGEAGPAHAAVAELTDREREVLVHMARGRSNTEIGQDLFVAEATVKTHVGRILAKLGARDRVQAVVVAYEAGLVRPGA, via the coding sequence GTGAGCGGCCCCGTCCGCGTCGCGCTCGTCGACGACCAGCAGCTCGTGCGGGCCGGGTTCCGCATGGTGATCGACTCCCAGCCGGACCTCGAGGTCGTGCTCGAGGCCGGCGACGGCGCGCAGATCGTCCGGGCCCTCGCTCCCGACGCGGCGTCCCGGAGCGTCGTCGGGCAGGTCGACGTGGTGCTGATGGACGTGCGCATGCCCACGATGGACGGACTCGCGGCGACCGCCGCCATCACCGCGGCCGCGACGCCCGGCGAGCCCGCCCCGCGGATCATCGTGCTCACGACGTTCGACCTCGACGAGTACGTGCTCGCCGCGATCCGTGCCGGCGCGAGCGGGTTCCTGCTCAAGGACGCCCCGCCCGAGGAGATGCTCGACGCGATCCGCACGGTGCACGCGGGCGACGCGGTGATCGCGCCGTCGAGCACACGGCGGCTCATCGAGCACCTCGTCACGGTGCTCCCCGCGGAGCAGCAGGCAGGTGAGGCCGGCCCGGCGCACGCAGCCGTCGCCGAGCTCACGGACCGCGAGCGCGAGGTGCTCGTGCACATGGCCCGGGGCCGGTCGAACACCGAGATCGGCCAGGACCTGTTCGTCGCGGAGGCCACCGTCAAGACGCACGTCGGGCGCATCCTCGCCAAGCTGGGCGCGCGGGACCGCGTCCAGGCGGTCGTCGTGGCCTACGAGGCGGGCCTCGTGCGACCCGGGGCGTGA
- a CDS encoding FtsK/SpoIIIE domain-containing protein → MRLLLQPTGSAPAAEVDVPPGTRAQDVRTALSRLTGDPRWSTPGARLAAGAVAVDDEHPCGRYPLLAGAELRLRRGPTPPDEAALHARFHVAVVAGPDCGALAAVAPGLVVGRGAATVGGTHLRVEDPELSREHLGLTARRRHVLVRDLRTSNGTLVARADRRGTPREPLTGGEHPRPRRTQARRLRGRAVRLRTGDRLHVGSTVLELRGPRRRRDRAAAPADGPGTGPGAWLWLGPAVGSAALAVSTGNPVLLVGALLGPVLMLAHAGRARAHRRRAPQAGAVPGLSGRGTTPGRPTGTGGAPPGDADEAPLAPADLAAATVLATVPGVPPTTTPAADGTLRRLGHAAVGARGLTLAVTGRRHLALGAARALALGLVGPDGRGALLVRCDADRRAEWRWARWLAEAPTPTYGHGPVVRRLAAGAPGAARVVVVDGPAVLARTRADHGGPGTALVLVVDGPGSVPAWCTSVLAVGPDGSTARVGGTRRPLPLHAVTAAWAETHARRVAGARAGGSLEGVPLAGRPASDGSVPVAPYGTAPDAGARSLGGEDPLPGTVALGELDGVPPPDASAVAARWAEPAAPGLRAALGVDRAGAVHVDLVADGPHALVAGTTGAGKSGLLQTLVLTLALTHPPERLAVALVDYKGGASFGPVARLPHVVGQVTDLDGALAERALAGLRAELHRRERLLAEAGAPDVDALAAEHRAGRTSVLPPPRLLVVVDEFRALADEVPTFVPGLLRVAAQGRALGMHLVLATQRPAGAVGPDLRANITLRVALRVADGAESTDVLGVPDAAALPVDRPGRAVLRRGNRAPEQLQVALPHGRRRQDGVRLAAPWLTASSAWVPTGPDVAHEDDGLSRYVEAVRTAARGLPCPVSPWLPALPERVTRGEVRDDAADAGTLPTSGDVLLGLGDVPAEQRRSLVAWRPADGHLLVRGGPGSGRTTALRTAVHGALELGWDVHAVGFPPDALPAPAELLGTVVGPDDPRRLARLVRLLAGCRAAPRATGDGAGPPDRPQLLVVDGLEPAVAALDGVARGAAGELFVDLLRDGRARRVAVAAGCGSGSGLASLVGHFGNRLVLGPADPVTDVLAGVPTELARGRRPPGRAVHVGDGGAVLCQVAVAEGPPSASVDATPRHVLRLVPVPTHVTLPSATDTAPGPAGAAPRDRRAPLDPRAPGDLPATVDPWPLERPAIPDTPAAVTRPATHAVPVGRGGDSAEVLTLDVQRGALVVGPPGSGRTTALAAVASALVRAGRDVAVLADDAPLADMPGARWSVGSRELGDLLGHLENATGPVDVVVDDLDALEVSAPHLVERLVAWLERGGDARRGPGAVASRTGTPGAGTPGADTSRAGPPGTDLPVGGERPTGAPVPRDAVAPGSRLVASSSTARAATAYRPPLAALRHSRRGIVLHPHEPGSAEVFGTAVEWALDPAHPHLLGRGVLVTGRDVVPLQVALPPWGGRG, encoded by the coding sequence GTGCGACTCCTCCTGCAGCCCACCGGCTCCGCGCCGGCCGCCGAGGTCGACGTCCCGCCGGGGACCCGCGCGCAGGACGTCCGCACGGCTCTCAGCCGCCTCACCGGAGATCCCCGGTGGTCGACGCCCGGCGCCCGGCTCGCGGCGGGCGCGGTCGCGGTCGACGACGAGCACCCGTGCGGGCGGTACCCGCTCCTCGCGGGCGCCGAGCTCCGGCTCCGGCGCGGACCCACTCCCCCGGACGAGGCCGCGCTGCACGCCCGGTTCCACGTCGCGGTGGTCGCCGGACCGGACTGCGGCGCTCTCGCCGCGGTCGCGCCGGGGCTGGTCGTGGGGCGCGGCGCAGCCACGGTCGGCGGCACGCACCTGCGCGTCGAGGACCCCGAGCTCTCGCGCGAGCACCTCGGCCTGACGGCACGCCGGCGGCACGTCCTCGTCCGCGACCTGCGGACGAGCAACGGGACCCTCGTGGCGCGCGCCGACCGTCGCGGCACGCCCCGGGAGCCGCTGACCGGCGGTGAGCACCCGCGTCCCCGGCGCACGCAGGCACGTCGGCTGCGCGGGCGCGCGGTGCGGCTGCGCACGGGCGACCGGCTGCACGTCGGCTCGACCGTCCTCGAGCTGCGGGGGCCGCGCCGTCGCCGGGACCGCGCGGCCGCCCCGGCGGACGGGCCCGGCACCGGTCCCGGCGCCTGGCTCTGGCTCGGACCGGCCGTCGGGTCCGCCGCGCTCGCCGTGAGCACCGGGAACCCGGTCCTGCTCGTCGGCGCGCTGCTCGGACCGGTCCTGATGCTCGCCCACGCGGGCCGCGCGCGAGCGCACCGCCGCCGCGCCCCGCAGGCGGGCGCCGTGCCCGGGCTCTCGGGGCGCGGGACGACGCCGGGGCGACCCACGGGGACCGGCGGAGCGCCTCCCGGCGACGCGGACGAGGCCCCGCTCGCACCCGCGGACCTGGCCGCTGCGACGGTCCTCGCCACGGTCCCGGGGGTGCCCCCGACGACCACGCCGGCCGCGGACGGGACCCTGCGCCGGCTCGGGCACGCCGCCGTGGGCGCGCGCGGCCTCACGCTCGCCGTGACGGGTCGGCGGCACCTCGCCCTGGGCGCCGCACGCGCGCTCGCCCTGGGCCTGGTGGGACCGGACGGCCGCGGCGCGCTCCTGGTCCGGTGCGACGCCGACCGTCGCGCGGAGTGGCGCTGGGCGCGGTGGCTCGCGGAGGCTCCGACGCCGACGTACGGGCACGGGCCGGTGGTGCGCCGGCTCGCGGCGGGGGCACCGGGTGCGGCACGGGTCGTCGTCGTCGACGGGCCCGCCGTCCTCGCCCGGACCCGCGCCGACCACGGCGGACCCGGGACCGCGCTCGTCCTCGTCGTCGACGGCCCGGGGTCCGTGCCGGCCTGGTGCACATCGGTGCTCGCCGTCGGGCCCGACGGGTCGACGGCGCGCGTCGGCGGGACCCGGCGCCCGCTGCCGCTGCACGCCGTGACGGCTGCCTGGGCGGAGACCCACGCCCGCAGGGTCGCCGGGGCTCGGGCCGGTGGGTCGCTCGAAGGCGTCCCGCTCGCCGGCCGTCCCGCCTCCGACGGCTCCGTACCGGTCGCCCCGTACGGCACGGCCCCGGACGCGGGTGCGCGCTCCCTCGGCGGGGAGGACCCCCTGCCCGGGACGGTCGCGCTCGGCGAGCTCGACGGCGTTCCCCCGCCCGACGCGTCGGCGGTCGCGGCGCGGTGGGCCGAGCCCGCCGCGCCCGGGCTGCGTGCCGCGCTGGGGGTCGACCGCGCCGGTGCGGTGCACGTCGACCTCGTCGCCGACGGGCCGCACGCCCTCGTCGCCGGCACGACGGGGGCGGGCAAGTCCGGGCTGCTCCAGACCCTGGTTCTCACGCTGGCGCTGACGCACCCCCCGGAACGTCTCGCGGTCGCCCTGGTCGACTACAAGGGCGGCGCGAGCTTCGGCCCCGTCGCTCGGCTCCCCCACGTGGTGGGCCAGGTGACCGACCTCGACGGCGCCCTCGCCGAGCGGGCCCTCGCGGGGCTGCGCGCCGAGCTGCACCGGCGCGAGCGGCTCCTCGCGGAGGCGGGCGCCCCGGACGTCGACGCGCTCGCGGCGGAGCACCGGGCCGGACGGACGTCCGTCCTGCCCCCACCCCGCCTGCTCGTCGTGGTCGACGAGTTCCGGGCGCTCGCCGACGAGGTGCCGACCTTCGTGCCCGGCCTGCTGCGGGTCGCGGCCCAGGGGCGTGCGCTCGGCATGCACCTCGTCCTGGCGACGCAGCGGCCCGCCGGGGCGGTCGGCCCGGACCTGCGCGCGAACATCACGCTCCGGGTCGCGCTGCGCGTCGCGGACGGCGCCGAGTCGACCGACGTCCTCGGGGTCCCCGACGCCGCCGCGCTCCCCGTCGACCGGCCCGGACGTGCCGTGCTGCGCCGCGGCAACCGCGCACCGGAGCAGCTGCAGGTGGCGCTGCCGCACGGCCGGCGCCGGCAGGACGGCGTCCGGCTCGCCGCCCCGTGGCTCACGGCCTCGTCGGCGTGGGTGCCGACCGGTCCCGACGTCGCGCACGAGGACGACGGGCTCAGCCGCTACGTCGAGGCGGTCCGGACGGCGGCCCGGGGTCTCCCGTGTCCCGTCTCGCCGTGGCTGCCCGCGCTGCCCGAGCGCGTGACCCGCGGGGAGGTGCGCGACGACGCCGCGGACGCCGGGACGCTCCCGACGAGCGGCGACGTGCTGCTCGGGCTCGGCGACGTTCCTGCGGAGCAACGCCGCTCGCTGGTCGCGTGGCGACCGGCCGACGGTCACCTGCTCGTGCGCGGCGGGCCCGGCTCCGGCCGGACGACCGCGCTGCGCACGGCCGTGCACGGCGCGCTCGAGCTGGGCTGGGACGTGCACGCGGTCGGCTTCCCGCCCGACGCGCTCCCCGCGCCCGCCGAGCTGCTGGGGACGGTGGTCGGGCCCGACGACCCGCGCCGGCTGGCCCGGCTCGTGCGGCTCCTCGCCGGGTGCCGGGCCGCTCCGCGGGCGACCGGCGACGGGGCCGGCCCGCCGGACCGGCCGCAGCTGCTCGTGGTCGACGGGCTCGAGCCGGCGGTCGCGGCGCTCGACGGTGTCGCCCGCGGCGCGGCGGGCGAGCTGTTCGTGGACCTCCTGCGCGACGGCCGCGCCCGACGCGTCGCCGTCGCGGCGGGCTGCGGCTCGGGCAGCGGGCTCGCGTCGCTGGTGGGTCACTTCGGCAACCGGCTCGTGCTGGGGCCGGCCGACCCGGTCACGGACGTGCTCGCCGGGGTCCCGACCGAGCTGGCCCGCGGGCGGCGGCCGCCGGGTCGCGCGGTCCACGTCGGCGACGGCGGTGCTGTGCTGTGCCAGGTCGCGGTCGCGGAGGGCCCGCCCAGCGCGTCCGTCGACGCGACGCCGCGCCACGTGCTGCGGCTGGTCCCAGTACCGACGCACGTGACGCTCCCCTCGGCGACGGACACCGCCCCGGGCCCCGCTGGAGCGGCGCCCCGGGATCGGCGGGCACCGCTCGATCCACGAGCACCCGGCGACCTGCCGGCGACCGTCGACCCGTGGCCACTGGAGCGGCCCGCCATCCCCGATACGCCGGCGGCCGTCACCCGGCCGGCGACCCACGCGGTGCCCGTGGGCCGCGGCGGCGACTCCGCGGAGGTCCTCACGCTCGACGTGCAGCGGGGCGCACTCGTCGTGGGACCGCCCGGCTCCGGGCGCACGACGGCGCTGGCGGCCGTGGCGTCGGCCCTGGTCCGCGCCGGACGCGACGTCGCCGTGCTCGCCGACGACGCCCCGCTCGCCGACATGCCGGGCGCGCGCTGGTCCGTGGGCAGCCGCGAGCTCGGGGACCTGCTCGGGCACCTCGAGAACGCGACGGGTCCCGTGGACGTCGTGGTCGACGACCTCGACGCGCTCGAGGTGTCGGCGCCGCACCTCGTCGAGCGCCTCGTCGCCTGGCTCGAGCGCGGGGGCGACGCCCGCCGGGGACCGGGCGCGGTCGCGTCCCGCACCGGCACCCCGGGCGCGGGCACACCGGGAGCGGACACGTCACGCGCCGGCCCGCCGGGCACCGACCTCCCCGTCGGCGGCGAGCGGCCCACCGGCGCGCCGGTCCCTCGGGACGCCGTCGCCCCGGGCTCGCGGCTCGTCGCGTCGAGCTCGACCGCGCGCGCAGCGACCGCCTACCGCCCTCCGCTCGCCGCGCTGCGCCACAGCCGGAGGGGCATCGTGCTGCACCCGCACGAACCCGGCTCCGCCGAGGTGTTCGGGACGGCGGTCGAGTGGGCGCTCGACCCGGCGCACCCGCACCTGCTCGGCCGCGGGGTGCTGGTCACAGGTCGCGACGTCGTGCCGCTCCAGGTCGCGCTGCCCCCGTGGGGCGGCCGGGGGTGA
- a CDS encoding ABC transporter ATP-binding protein, protein MDTTVYRPAGPEPHVASRARGLTKVYGSGASAVHALAGVDVDFAAGEFTAIMGPSGSGKSTLMHLLAGLDSATSGTVHLGDTDVTTLDDDALTRLRRDRVGFVFQSFNLLPMFTAAQNITLPLDLAGAPVDAEWLDTLVGTLGLRDRLAHRPAELSGGQQQRVAIARALIARPEVVFADEPTGNLDSRSGAEVLSFLRRSVRELGRTVIMVTHDPTAAAYADRVVLLADGRIAGDIVDPTPDAVLAGLDALRRLEVPAGEPLPATGSIPAVRA, encoded by the coding sequence GTGGACACGACCGTCTACCGCCCTGCCGGCCCCGAGCCGCACGTCGCCTCCCGCGCGCGCGGCCTCACCAAGGTGTACGGCAGCGGGGCCTCCGCGGTGCACGCGCTCGCCGGCGTCGACGTGGACTTCGCGGCCGGGGAGTTCACCGCGATCATGGGCCCGTCGGGCTCGGGCAAGTCGACGCTCATGCACCTGCTCGCGGGCCTGGACTCGGCGACCTCCGGCACGGTGCACCTCGGCGACACCGACGTCACGACGCTCGACGACGACGCCCTCACGCGGCTGCGGCGCGACCGGGTGGGGTTCGTCTTCCAGTCGTTCAACCTGCTGCCGATGTTCACCGCGGCGCAGAACATCACGCTGCCGCTCGACCTCGCGGGCGCCCCGGTCGACGCGGAGTGGCTCGACACCCTCGTGGGGACGCTCGGCCTGCGCGACCGCCTCGCGCACCGTCCGGCCGAGCTCTCGGGCGGTCAGCAGCAGCGCGTCGCGATCGCCCGCGCGCTCATCGCCCGGCCCGAGGTCGTGTTCGCGGACGAGCCGACCGGCAACCTCGACTCGCGCTCCGGCGCCGAGGTGCTGAGCTTCCTGCGGCGCTCGGTGCGCGAGCTGGGCCGCACGGTCATCATGGTCACCCACGACCCGACGGCCGCGGCGTACGCCGACCGCGTCGTGCTCCTCGCCGACGGGCGGATCGCCGGCGACATCGTCGACCCGACACCCGACGCGGTCCTCGCGGGCCTCGACGCGCTGCGCCGGCTCGAGGTCCCCGCGGGCGAGCCGCTCCCGGCGACCGGCAGCATCCCGGCGGTGCGCGCCTGA